From Nocardioides sp. HDW12B, the proteins below share one genomic window:
- a CDS encoding low molecular weight phosphotyrosine protein phosphatase, with translation MTQPALPPPREPGVYRLALVCLGNICRSPMAHVVLEARLVEAGLDDRVHVRSAGTGGWHVGEPMDRRAAATLRDSGHDPSRHRGQRFEADWFARTDLVLAMDGSNLQDLADLQDLAGTDEPGEPGGPAETSRLLRYRDLDPAATDGDRDVPDPYYGADDGFATVLAMVERTTDALVDALSTTLARS, from the coding sequence GTGACGCAGCCCGCCCTGCCCCCGCCACGCGAGCCGGGCGTCTACCGGCTCGCGCTGGTCTGCCTGGGCAACATCTGCCGCTCCCCGATGGCGCACGTCGTGCTCGAGGCGCGCCTCGTCGAGGCGGGGCTGGACGACCGTGTCCACGTGCGCAGCGCCGGCACCGGCGGCTGGCACGTCGGCGAGCCGATGGACCGTCGGGCGGCCGCCACGCTGAGGGACTCCGGCCACGACCCGAGCCGGCACCGCGGACAGCGCTTCGAGGCCGACTGGTTCGCGCGGACCGACCTCGTGCTGGCGATGGACGGCAGCAACCTCCAGGACCTCGCGGACCTCCAGGACCTCGCCGGGACCGACGAGCCGGGCGAGCCCGGCGGGCCCGCCGAGACCTCCCGGCTGCTCCGCTACCGCGACCTCGACCCGGCCGCCACCGACGGCGACCGCGACGTCCCCGACCCCTACTACGGCGCCGACGACGGCTTCGCGACCGTGCTGGCGATGGTGGAGCGCACCACCGACGCGCTGGTGGACGCCCTGTCGACGACGCTCGCCCGGTCGTGA
- a CDS encoding anthranilate synthase component I family protein — translation MSDAEVAAFRDAAAASPRMFWLDGGGARRQAGVATSSALGVLADDDVSLTFDATARQVRRHQHGRSTVVGDDVFAVLGDEVDRDGGDPEVSWVGYLGYACRPDLPGRPSATPGVPDAVWMRVRTPEPLPRTSYETVAGATTPPDVRGGAGSGQPAADAGEPVPEEYAAAFAEVQEQLHAGNSYEVNLTYREAVRSGVDPVTAYVRLRSDNPAPYSGYLQHHGVHLLSSSPERYATVDRQRVLEARPIKGTTPRGRTPAEDAALAAHLRADPKLRAENLMITDLIRNDLALVCDVGSVEVPGLMEVESYAAVHQLVTTVRGRLRDDVPTIAALRALFPAGSMTGAPKRRTMSVIDAVEATPRGVYAGAFGWISGDGRADLSVVIRSLVATAAGSGVEGWRYELGTGGGITVRSDLAEEWAETRWKSARVRACLA, via the coding sequence GTGAGCGACGCCGAGGTCGCGGCCTTCCGGGATGCCGCAGCGGCGTCCCCGCGGATGTTCTGGCTCGACGGCGGTGGCGCGCGGCGCCAGGCCGGGGTCGCGACGTCGTCCGCGCTCGGCGTGCTGGCCGACGACGACGTGTCGCTGACCTTCGACGCCACCGCGCGGCAGGTCCGCCGTCACCAGCACGGCCGGTCCACGGTCGTCGGCGACGACGTGTTCGCCGTCCTGGGCGACGAGGTCGACCGGGACGGCGGCGACCCGGAGGTCAGCTGGGTGGGCTACCTCGGCTACGCCTGCCGGCCGGACCTGCCCGGCCGCCCGTCCGCGACGCCCGGCGTCCCCGACGCGGTGTGGATGCGGGTCCGCACGCCCGAGCCCCTGCCGCGGACGTCGTACGAGACGGTCGCCGGCGCGACCACGCCCCCTGACGTCCGCGGTGGTGCGGGGAGCGGGCAGCCGGCGGCGGACGCCGGCGAGCCGGTCCCGGAGGAGTACGCCGCCGCCTTCGCCGAGGTCCAGGAGCAGCTGCACGCCGGCAATTCCTACGAGGTGAACCTGACCTACCGGGAGGCGGTGCGGTCCGGGGTCGACCCGGTGACGGCCTACGTGCGGTTGCGCAGCGACAACCCGGCGCCCTACTCGGGCTACCTGCAGCACCACGGGGTGCACCTGCTGAGCTCGAGCCCGGAGCGCTACGCCACCGTCGACCGGCAGCGTGTCCTCGAGGCCCGTCCCATCAAGGGCACGACGCCCCGCGGCCGCACCCCCGCGGAGGACGCCGCCCTGGCCGCGCACCTGCGTGCCGACCCCAAGCTGCGGGCCGAGAACCTGATGATCACCGACCTGATCCGCAACGACCTCGCGCTCGTCTGCGACGTGGGGTCGGTCGAGGTTCCGGGCCTGATGGAGGTGGAGTCCTACGCCGCGGTGCACCAGCTGGTGACGACCGTGCGCGGACGCCTGCGCGACGACGTCCCCACGATCGCGGCGCTGCGGGCGCTGTTCCCGGCCGGGTCGATGACCGGGGCGCCGAAGCGGCGCACGATGTCGGTCATCGACGCGGTCGAGGCGACCCCGCGCGGGGTGTACGCCGGCGCCTTCGGCTGGATCTCCGGGGACGGACGGGCCGACCTCAGCGTCGTCATCCGCAGCCTGGTGGCGACCGCCGCGGGCTCCGGGGTCGAGGGGTGGCGCTACGAGCTCGGCACCGGCGGCGGGATCACGGTGCGCTCCGACCTCGCCGAGGAGTGGGCCGAGACCCGGTGGAAGTCCGCCCGGGTGCGGGCCTGCCTCGCCTGA
- a CDS encoding HAMP domain-containing sensor histidine kinase has translation MRFRGTLAARVSLLAAVAVGLSVALVASIAYVSVQHQLMASLDESLQERAAEVAGMGSSSFLTEQPPPWVTGAAGVRVAMLYDNREVNYPPDLDPLPDPVGPIELGDPELNVARGLSSYSTRTVMTNDGPYRVCAVPGKEQGSAVILAQSMRSTQDTLGKLGVLLFLAGVVGVIAAALAGWAVARNGLRPVRRLSDAAEEIARTEQLDPIAVEGNDEIARLATSFNAMLTALAASRDRQRQLVGDAGHELRTPLTSMRTNLDLLAQADRRGGLSPEQRIELMDDVRFQIDELTTLIGDLTELARDEPIASQLEPVDLADVVARAVDRVRRRALDVTFDVTLAPSWVTGEPASLERAITNLLDNSVKWSPPDGTVTVRLDGGSLYVADQGPGIAEEDLPHVFERFYRSRESRTMPGSGLGLSIVRRIAERHGGLVQAGRAEEGGAAFWFRLPLGPPPASSAAAADDDAEVTEGSQRPLRPDSATVDTLET, from the coding sequence ATGCGCTTCCGCGGGACCCTGGCGGCCCGGGTCTCGTTGCTGGCCGCGGTCGCGGTCGGCCTCTCGGTGGCGCTCGTCGCCTCCATCGCCTACGTCAGCGTGCAGCACCAGCTGATGGCCTCCCTCGACGAGTCCCTGCAGGAGCGGGCGGCCGAGGTCGCCGGAATGGGTTCGTCCAGCTTCCTGACCGAGCAGCCTCCGCCCTGGGTCACCGGCGCAGCCGGGGTCCGCGTGGCCATGCTCTACGACAACAGGGAGGTGAACTACCCGCCGGACCTCGATCCGCTGCCCGATCCCGTCGGGCCGATCGAGCTGGGCGACCCGGAGCTGAACGTGGCGCGCGGCCTGTCCTCCTACTCCACCCGCACGGTGATGACCAACGACGGCCCCTACCGGGTGTGCGCGGTACCGGGCAAGGAACAGGGCAGCGCCGTCATCCTGGCGCAGTCGATGCGCTCGACCCAGGACACCCTGGGCAAGCTCGGGGTGCTCCTGTTCCTGGCGGGTGTCGTCGGCGTGATCGCGGCGGCGCTGGCCGGCTGGGCGGTGGCCCGCAACGGCCTGCGTCCGGTGCGCCGGCTGAGCGACGCCGCCGAGGAGATCGCCCGCACCGAGCAGCTCGACCCCATCGCGGTCGAGGGCAACGACGAGATCGCCCGGCTGGCGACGTCGTTCAACGCCATGCTCACCGCCCTCGCCGCGTCCCGCGACCGGCAGCGCCAGCTCGTCGGCGACGCCGGCCACGAGCTGCGCACGCCGCTGACCTCGATGCGCACCAACCTCGACCTGCTGGCCCAGGCCGACCGCCGCGGCGGGCTGTCGCCGGAGCAGCGCATCGAGCTGATGGACGACGTCCGCTTCCAGATCGACGAGCTCACCACACTCATCGGCGACCTCACCGAGCTCGCCCGCGACGAGCCGATCGCCTCGCAGCTCGAGCCGGTCGACCTCGCCGACGTCGTGGCCCGCGCCGTCGACCGCGTCCGGCGCCGCGCCCTCGACGTCACCTTCGACGTGACGCTCGCGCCGTCGTGGGTGACCGGGGAGCCCGCGTCGCTGGAGCGTGCCATCACCAACCTGCTCGACAACTCGGTGAAGTGGAGCCCGCCCGACGGCACTGTCACGGTCCGGCTGGACGGCGGCAGCCTCTACGTCGCCGACCAGGGCCCCGGCATCGCCGAGGAGGACCTGCCCCACGTCTTCGAGCGGTTCTACCGCTCGCGAGAGTCCCGCACGATGCCGGGCTCCGGTCTCGGGCTGTCGATCGTGCGCCGGATCGCCGAGCGGCACGGCGGCCTCGTGCAGGCCGGACGCGCCGAGGAGGGCGGCGCAGCGTTCTGGTTCCGCCTGCCCCTCGGCCCGCCGCCCGCCTCCTCCGCCGCGGCCGCCGACGACGACGCGGAAGTGACAGAGGGGTCCCAGCGCCCTCTCAGGCCCGATTCAGCAACGGTCGACACGCTGGAGACATGA
- a CDS encoding phage holin family protein, translating into MTFLIRVVVNALALGAAAWLLDDIRVGGDTEQQLLTLLGVGAVFGVVNALVTPVVKLLSLPFIIVTLGLFLLVVNALMLLLTSSISDALGLRFTVDGFWTAVLGSIIISIVSAVLGTLTDD; encoded by the coding sequence GTGACGTTCCTGATCCGTGTCGTGGTGAACGCCCTCGCCCTCGGGGCCGCCGCCTGGCTGCTCGACGACATCCGCGTCGGGGGCGACACCGAGCAGCAGCTGCTGACGCTGCTCGGGGTGGGCGCCGTCTTCGGCGTCGTCAACGCGCTGGTCACGCCGGTGGTGAAGCTGCTCTCGCTGCCGTTCATCATCGTCACGCTCGGGCTGTTCCTGCTCGTGGTCAACGCCCTCATGCTGCTGCTGACCAGCAGCATCTCCGACGCCCTCGGCCTGCGCTTCACCGTCGACGGCTTCTGGACCGCGGTCCTGGGCAGCATCATCATCTCGATCGTCTCCGCCGTCCTCGGCACCCTGACCGACGACTGA
- the hisC gene encoding histidinol-phosphate transaminase: MTGAPTPRPADRPVPRATLADVPAYVAGRPPTPREGVPTYKLSSNENPYAPPAAVLAAAESAARTMNRYPDMGSTALFEALGDELGVPTSHLAVGTGSVALLYHLVQAFCEPGDEVVFAWRSFEAYPIAAAVCGARAVQVPLTSDGRHDLDAMADAVTDRTRVVLVCTPNNPTGPAVRHAELAAFLDRVPAGVVVVVDEAYREFVRSEDPVDALALGRGRANVVVMRTLAKAYGLAGLRVGYLVASDEIAAAVRKCALPFGVSAVAQAAAVAALGCTTELAERVDAIVAERERVVAALREQGWSVPQADGNFVWLGLGEHTPAFAAAADQAGIMVRPYGTDGVRVTIAEPAGNDVFLGVADAFEPKV, translated from the coding sequence GTGACCGGTGCTCCGACCCCCCGACCAGCCGACCGCCCCGTCCCGCGCGCCACGCTGGCCGACGTCCCGGCGTACGTCGCCGGCCGTCCGCCCACGCCGCGCGAGGGCGTACCGACGTACAAGCTGTCCTCGAACGAGAACCCCTACGCCCCGCCGGCGGCGGTCCTCGCGGCGGCGGAGAGCGCGGCTCGGACGATGAACCGCTACCCCGACATGGGCAGCACCGCGCTCTTCGAGGCCCTGGGCGACGAGCTCGGGGTCCCGACCTCCCACCTCGCCGTGGGCACCGGGTCGGTGGCGCTGCTCTACCACCTGGTCCAGGCCTTCTGCGAGCCCGGCGACGAGGTGGTGTTCGCCTGGCGCTCCTTCGAGGCCTACCCGATCGCAGCCGCGGTCTGCGGCGCCCGGGCGGTCCAGGTGCCGCTCACCTCCGACGGACGCCACGACCTCGACGCCATGGCCGACGCGGTCACCGACCGGACCCGCGTGGTGCTGGTGTGCACCCCGAACAACCCGACCGGGCCGGCGGTCCGGCACGCCGAGCTCGCCGCCTTCCTCGACCGGGTCCCGGCCGGGGTGGTCGTCGTGGTCGACGAGGCCTACCGCGAGTTCGTGCGCTCCGAGGACCCCGTCGACGCCCTGGCGCTCGGACGTGGGCGCGCCAACGTCGTCGTCATGCGCACCCTGGCCAAGGCCTACGGGCTGGCCGGCCTGCGGGTGGGCTACCTGGTGGCCTCCGACGAGATCGCCGCCGCCGTCCGCAAGTGCGCGCTGCCGTTCGGTGTGTCCGCGGTGGCCCAGGCCGCCGCCGTCGCCGCGCTCGGGTGCACCACCGAGCTGGCCGAGCGCGTCGACGCGATCGTCGCCGAGCGCGAGCGCGTCGTGGCTGCCCTGCGTGAGCAGGGATGGAGCGTCCCGCAGGCCGACGGCAACTTCGTGTGGCTCGGCCTCGGTGAGCACACCCCGGCCTTCGCCGCGGCCGCCGACCAGGCGGGCATCATGGTGCGTCCCTACGGCACCGACGGCGTCCGGGTCACGATCGCCGAGCCGGCCGGCAACGACGTCTTCCTCGGTGTGGCCGACGCGTTCGAGCCGAAGGTCTGA
- a CDS encoding chorismate-binding protein, whose protein sequence is MTTDVPGILADLVARPAWAVIRIKDSADVLLVGGRPSAVDSLLDVPLEDGVPEAGRTVDRLLAVPFRQVAERGFEAHDDGAPLTVVDVDLELRLPLADVLAALPTGGVGFLDRGGFETTDEEYAAVVRRIIDDEIGNGEGANLVVGRHYRAQLAEWGPEPALAVLRHLLERERGAYWTYLFFTGERYLVGASPERHVSVHGGDVRMNPISGTFRLAGLAEEERKARLLEFLADEKEIYELFMVVDEELKMMCDLCTEGGQVLGPFLKPMTHLVHTEYLLAGRTTRDVREVLRDTMYAATVTGAPVENACRLIKAYETEGRGYYGAALALIGRDAHGAPTADSPIVIRTADVSPDGALKVTAGATLVRDSDPASEVAETWAKAGGILTAFGLRDAPPEPTTGIASLAADEDVLIALGSRNQRLSTFWLTDQGDAVPAPALKGRTAVILEGEDDFVNMLRHVLTVLGMSSRVVSHRDYRPGALDGDDLVIVGPGPGDPRDGDHPKIAAFRAATEELLASGRPFLSVCLGHQVLCDRLGIALAYKDIVFQGTQARVDLSATRDASPAGADETVGFYNTFVARPDAPLPDGVTAATDPVTGDVHMVRGPHFRGVQFHAESVLTQNGFALLRDLVLDLLT, encoded by the coding sequence ATGACGACCGACGTGCCCGGGATCCTCGCCGACCTCGTGGCCCGGCCCGCCTGGGCGGTCATCCGGATCAAGGACTCCGCCGACGTGCTGCTGGTGGGCGGGCGTCCCTCCGCGGTCGACTCCCTGCTCGACGTACCGCTGGAGGACGGGGTGCCCGAGGCCGGGCGCACCGTCGACCGGCTCCTCGCCGTGCCCTTCCGCCAGGTCGCCGAGCGCGGCTTCGAGGCCCACGACGACGGCGCTCCGCTGACCGTGGTCGACGTCGACCTCGAGCTGCGCCTGCCGCTGGCCGACGTGCTCGCCGCCCTGCCGACCGGAGGCGTCGGCTTCCTCGACCGGGGTGGGTTCGAGACCACCGACGAGGAGTACGCCGCGGTCGTGCGCCGCATCATCGACGACGAGATCGGCAACGGCGAGGGCGCGAACCTCGTGGTGGGCCGCCACTACCGGGCCCAGCTCGCGGAGTGGGGACCGGAGCCCGCCCTGGCCGTGCTGCGCCACCTGCTCGAGCGCGAGCGGGGCGCCTACTGGACCTACCTGTTCTTCACGGGCGAGCGCTACCTGGTGGGCGCGAGTCCGGAGCGGCACGTGTCGGTCCACGGCGGCGACGTCCGGATGAACCCGATCAGCGGCACGTTCCGGCTGGCCGGACTGGCCGAGGAGGAGCGCAAGGCGAGGCTGCTGGAGTTCCTGGCCGACGAGAAGGAGATCTACGAGCTCTTCATGGTCGTCGACGAGGAGCTGAAGATGATGTGCGACCTGTGCACCGAGGGCGGGCAGGTGCTCGGGCCGTTCCTCAAGCCGATGACCCACCTGGTGCACACCGAGTACCTCCTCGCCGGACGCACGACCCGCGACGTGCGCGAGGTGCTGCGCGACACGATGTACGCCGCCACCGTCACCGGGGCGCCCGTGGAGAACGCGTGCCGCCTCATCAAGGCCTACGAGACCGAGGGCCGCGGCTACTACGGAGCCGCGCTGGCGCTGATCGGCCGTGACGCCCACGGGGCGCCGACCGCCGACAGCCCGATCGTGATCCGCACCGCCGACGTCTCGCCCGACGGTGCGCTCAAGGTGACGGCCGGTGCCACCCTCGTGCGTGACTCCGACCCGGCGTCGGAGGTGGCCGAGACCTGGGCCAAGGCGGGCGGCATCCTCACCGCCTTCGGGCTGCGTGACGCCCCGCCGGAGCCGACGACCGGCATCGCGTCCCTGGCCGCCGACGAGGACGTGCTCATCGCGCTCGGCTCGCGCAACCAGCGGCTCAGCACCTTCTGGCTGACCGACCAGGGCGACGCCGTGCCCGCACCGGCGCTGAAGGGGCGCACCGCGGTCATCCTCGAGGGCGAGGACGACTTCGTGAACATGCTGCGCCACGTGCTCACGGTGCTGGGCATGAGCTCGCGCGTGGTGTCGCACCGCGACTACCGGCCCGGCGCCCTCGACGGCGACGACCTCGTCATCGTCGGTCCCGGTCCCGGCGACCCCCGCGACGGCGACCACCCGAAGATCGCGGCCTTCCGGGCCGCCACCGAGGAGCTGCTGGCCTCGGGCCGGCCGTTCCTGTCGGTCTGCCTCGGCCACCAGGTGCTGTGCGACCGGCTCGGGATCGCCCTGGCCTACAAGGACATCGTCTTCCAGGGCACGCAGGCGCGCGTCGACCTCTCGGCCACGCGGGACGCCTCGCCGGCGGGGGCCGACGAGACGGTCGGGTTCTACAACACGTTCGTGGCGCGCCCCGACGCCCCGCTGCCGGACGGCGTCACGGCCGCCACCGACCCGGTCACCGGCGACGTCCACATGGTGCGCGGACCGCACTTCCGCGGCGTGCAGTTCCACGCCGAGTCGGTGCTGACGCAGAACGGCTTCGCGCTGCTGCGCGACCTCGTCCTCGATCTGCTGACCTGA
- a CDS encoding response regulator transcription factor, whose amino-acid sequence MSAESPQHRVLVVDDDRAVRDSLRRSLEFNGYDVALATDGADALARIAQQPPDAVVMDVMMPRLDGIETTRALRAAGNDLPILVLTARDTVGDRVEGLDAGADDYLAKPFALEELLARLRALLRRTTQEAPDDLDAEQLTFSDLTLNPATREVRRAGRLLELTRTEFALLEMFVRRPRRVLDRSFILEEVWGYDFPTTANSLEVYVGYLRRKTEAEGEARLIHTVRGVGYVLREG is encoded by the coding sequence GTGAGCGCCGAGTCCCCCCAGCACCGTGTCCTCGTCGTCGACGACGACCGGGCCGTCCGCGACTCCCTGCGACGCTCGCTGGAGTTCAACGGCTACGACGTCGCGCTCGCCACCGACGGCGCCGACGCCCTGGCCCGGATCGCGCAGCAGCCGCCCGACGCCGTGGTGATGGACGTGATGATGCCGCGCCTCGACGGCATCGAGACCACCCGCGCGCTGCGGGCCGCCGGCAACGACCTCCCCATCCTCGTGCTGACCGCCCGCGACACCGTCGGCGACCGCGTCGAGGGTCTCGACGCCGGCGCCGACGACTACCTGGCCAAGCCGTTCGCCCTGGAGGAGCTGCTCGCGCGCCTGCGGGCGCTGCTGCGGCGTACGACGCAGGAGGCGCCCGACGACCTCGACGCCGAGCAGCTGACCTTCTCCGACCTCACCCTCAACCCCGCCACCCGCGAGGTGCGCCGGGCCGGCCGGCTGCTCGAGCTGACGCGCACCGAGTTCGCCCTGCTGGAGATGTTCGTCCGCCGACCGCGGCGCGTGCTCGACCGCTCGTTCATCCTCGAGGAGGTCTGGGGCTACGACTTCCCGACCACCGCCAACTCCCTCGAGGTCTACGTCGGCTACCTGCGGCGCAAGACCGAGGCCGAGGGCGAGGCCCGCCTCATCCACACCGTGCGGGGCGTGGGTTACGTGCTGCGGGAGGGCTGA
- a CDS encoding trypsin-like peptidase domain-containing protein, protein MSDNTHRFPSDSDTTPLPPYSGSTATSGRSDTEVLPPYDPSGGSTGQVGPVGPAGSGPTPPLHDAPAGRSPRPRRRTAGILAGALVLGVGGGVLGATGYDALSDEPAAVSSPSPAATNASAREPLSSSGSDDSSDESGTTDSTGAEAPADSVEGVAAAVLPSVVKINVSGAAGSGSGSGVVISEDGEILTNNHVVEVAADGGQLSVSFDDGSSADASIVGTDPVTDLAVIQADGVSDLTPAAIGDSDALGVGEEVVAIGSPFGLEATVTSGIVSALNRPVAISEASASAEAPDTVYPAIQTDAAINPGNSGGPLVNMAGEVVGINSSIRSNSTSLSGEGGSIGLGFAIPITQVLPVVEQLRNGETATHARLGVTVANTPDDNGLANGAEIQEVQEGSGGAEAGLQPGDLVTRVDDKPISTIDALVATIRGYRPGDTVTLVVQRDGETQTLEATLDSDADTSSP, encoded by the coding sequence ATGAGCGACAACACCCACCGCTTCCCCTCGGACAGCGACACCACCCCCCTCCCGCCGTACTCCGGGAGCACCGCCACGTCCGGCCGCAGCGACACCGAGGTCCTCCCGCCCTACGACCCGTCGGGCGGCAGCACGGGCCAGGTCGGCCCGGTCGGACCGGCCGGGTCCGGCCCGACCCCTCCGCTGCACGACGCCCCCGCGGGCCGCTCCCCCCGGCCCCGCCGCCGCACCGCCGGGATCCTCGCCGGCGCCCTCGTGCTCGGCGTCGGTGGCGGCGTGCTGGGCGCGACCGGCTACGACGCCCTCTCCGACGAGCCCGCCGCGGTCTCCTCCCCGAGCCCGGCCGCGACGAACGCGTCGGCGCGCGAGCCGCTGAGCAGCTCCGGCAGCGACGACAGCAGCGACGAGAGCGGCACCACCGACAGCACGGGCGCCGAGGCTCCCGCCGACTCGGTGGAGGGCGTCGCCGCGGCCGTCCTGCCCTCGGTGGTCAAGATCAACGTCAGCGGCGCCGCCGGCTCGGGCTCGGGCTCGGGCGTCGTCATCAGCGAGGACGGCGAGATCCTCACCAACAACCACGTCGTCGAGGTCGCGGCCGACGGGGGCCAGCTGTCGGTCAGCTTCGACGACGGCAGCAGCGCCGACGCCTCCATCGTCGGCACCGACCCGGTCACCGACCTGGCCGTCATCCAGGCCGACGGGGTCAGCGACCTGACCCCGGCCGCCATCGGCGACTCCGACGCGCTCGGGGTCGGCGAGGAGGTCGTCGCCATCGGCTCCCCGTTCGGGCTCGAGGCCACCGTCACCAGCGGCATCGTCAGCGCCCTCAACCGCCCGGTCGCCATCAGCGAGGCCAGCGCCTCGGCGGAGGCCCCCGACACCGTCTACCCCGCGATCCAGACCGACGCCGCCATCAACCCCGGCAACTCGGGCGGTCCGCTGGTCAACATGGCCGGCGAGGTCGTCGGCATCAACTCCTCGATCCGCTCCAACAGCACCTCGTTGAGCGGCGAGGGCGGCTCCATCGGTCTCGGCTTCGCCATCCCGATCACGCAGGTCCTGCCGGTGGTCGAGCAGCTGCGCAACGGCGAGACCGCGACCCACGCGCGGCTCGGCGTCACGGTGGCGAACACCCCCGACGACAACGGGCTCGCCAACGGCGCCGAGATCCAGGAGGTCCAGGAGGGGTCCGGCGGCGCCGAGGCCGGTCTCCAGCCCGGCGACCTGGTCACCCGGGTCGACGACAAGCCGATCAGCACCATCGACGCGCTCGTGGCCACGATCCGCGGCTACCGTCCCGGCGACACCGTGACGCTGGTGGTCCAGCGTGACGGCGAGACCCAGACGCTCGAGGCCACGCTCGACAGCGACGCGGACACGTCCTCTCCCTGA
- a CDS encoding aminodeoxychorismate/anthranilate synthase component II, whose product MARARPDVVVVDHYDSYTWNLVHLVASVTGALPQVVEHDRVRLADLDRFTHVVLSPGPGHPDDRADFAVGRELLRTGDRPVLGVCLGMQGLVTTYGGVVARVRPAHGEVATVTHEGTGLFAGVPSPVEVVRYHSLAAVAMPDELVVTARSEDGTVMAVAHRTRPLVGVQFHPESVLSEHGARLVANFLAPAPAPAPQVTS is encoded by the coding sequence ATGGCGCGAGCGCGGCCGGACGTCGTGGTGGTCGACCACTACGACTCCTACACGTGGAACCTGGTGCACCTGGTGGCGTCGGTGACGGGCGCGCTTCCGCAGGTGGTCGAGCACGACCGGGTGCGGCTCGCCGACCTGGACCGGTTCACCCACGTGGTGCTCTCGCCCGGCCCCGGTCACCCCGACGACCGTGCCGACTTCGCGGTCGGGCGCGAGCTGCTGCGGACGGGTGACCGGCCGGTGCTCGGCGTGTGCCTCGGCATGCAGGGCCTCGTGACGACGTACGGCGGGGTGGTGGCGCGGGTCCGCCCGGCGCACGGGGAGGTCGCGACGGTGACCCACGAGGGCACCGGGCTGTTCGCGGGGGTGCCCTCGCCGGTGGAGGTCGTGCGCTACCACTCGTTGGCGGCCGTCGCGATGCCCGACGAGCTGGTCGTGACCGCCCGCAGCGAGGACGGCACGGTGATGGCGGTGGCGCACCGGACGCGGCCGCTCGTCGGGGTGCAGTTCCACCCCGAGTCGGTGCTGAGCGAGCACGGTGCGCGGCTCGTGGCCAACTTCCTCGCCCCGGCACCGGCCCCGGCACCGCAGGTGACCTCGTGA